The genomic DNA ttaaaaattattgaaaaatacaaaactGATCGTATAAATGAGATTAATAGAAATAGAGCTTTTGAAATTTATGGAGAGCTGTATGATATATCGAAGGATAATTTTCTTCGAGAAATTAATGAAGCTAGTAAGAGAAATCCATTGAATGAGTATATGGAAAAAACGGTAGAAGAAAGTACAAAAGGAGatgaagatgaagaagaatATGTTGAATATGATGAAGGAGATAAGTACCAACGAAAAGATGAAGAagcaattttaaaaaaaaaaaaaagtgtaaaagGTACTCACGttgttttacatttatattcaGACAATGTTATATCATGcacaattttaaataatattttaaaacaaatggctaataaacataaatatataaaatttacaaaaggtgtatataacaaaattatagaaaattatCCAGAGTCAAAACTACCTaccattttaatttattataacgGTTCTTGTATACATCAAATATGTAACAtggtaaattatataaaaggaGGTACAAACAAATTGAATATTAAATCtgttgaaaaatttttaagtaaatatgatattttaaagCATAACAATTATATGCACTCTGAGGGGAGAAGGAATAATGAGAACTCACCTGTGAACTCAGACGCGAACTCAAACACGAACTCATATGCATCCTCAgatgatgataatgataataataataataatgagagttataaaaaaaaaaaaattagaagcACAAAAAAGCATTACACATCATTTAACATGTTTAGAAGTAAATATAAGACGAGCGAAGACGAGGAAGGAGACTTCTCCTCTCACGAAAAGAACGTCAAATCCATTGGTTACTCCTCGTCCCTCTTAGATAACAAAATTAAGCGAAGCAATTtttagaaagaaaaaaatatttagctGTTGGGAGAAAAGGTAAATAGAATGACGTAGTATGGATTATTACTTCTtcactttaaaaaaaaaaaaaaaaaaaaaaaaaaatgggcaTTTTTACAAATGAACTTTTCAT from Plasmodium brasilianum strain Bolivian I chromosome 10, whole genome shotgun sequence includes the following:
- a CDS encoding phosducin-like protein 1, whose translation is MSTTNPTSETTEWDDLQRKFGNLPPLEKEIKEEEIYLKNIDKLENVNPLEKKNLNELTLIEENCIDEEYLKIIEKYKTDRINEINRNRAFEIYGELYDISKDNFLREINEASKRNPLNEYMEKTVEESTKGDEDEEEYVEYDEGDKYQRKDEEAILKKKKSVKGTHVVLHLYSDNVISCTILNNILKQMANKHKYIKFTKGVYNKIIENYPESKLPTILIYYNGSCIHQICNMVNYIKGGTNKLNIKSVEKFLSKYDILKHNNYMHSEGRRNNENSPVNSDANSNTNSYASSDDDNDNNNNNESYKKKKIRSTKKHYTSFNMFRSKYKTSEDEEGDFSSHEKNVKSIGYSSSLLDNKIKRSNF